The Bdellovibrio sp. GT3 genome contains the following window.
AGGTGAAAACCTACAGGCCGAGGAAGTAAGCCAGGAATCTTCGCACTAATCCGATGATCTGGCCTTACATTATTCTGTCCTATATCAGTCTGTTCGTTTTTGGCCTGAGCGACAATGTGCGCGGGCCACTATTTCCTGAAATTATGAAAGAGTTTGCGGTGAACGACTCCATGGGATCATGGATGTTCGCCCTGAGTTCTATTTCAGGGTTTCTTGCCAGCTATCTGGCGCGCTTTCTGCTTCGCCGCTTTGATCGCCTTAGTGTTTTGCGCAGCGGGGCGATTGCATTGATTTTTTCTTTGATAGGTCTGGCGACGGCTCCGCACTTTTATGTTTTTCTGTTTTTCTCTCTGACATTCGGGATGAGTCTTGGGATTGTGGGATTGATTCCCAACGTATTGGTGCCGTTGGGCTCAAGCGAAAATCGCAAGCAACAGCTGCTTTCGGGCCTGCACGCGATGTATGGGGTGGCAAGTTTCTGCTCGCCCTTGATTGCAGCTTCTGTGGAGCATGTGACCGGCAGCTGGCGCTGGACATTCGGGATTATCACGGTGGTGCCGTTGGGATTGTTGCTTTATACATTCCACGGCAGTCATGAAAATCTTCATAAAAAGGCCGAGTTTGTTCCGGAAAATCATAAACTAAACAAAGCACGCAATTTCAAGCCCCAGATGTTTTTGGCGTTTATGGTCAGCTTCTGCGTGTGTGCGGAAATCATGGTTTCGTCGCGATTGGCTTTGTTTATGAGACGGGTGATGAACTATGACATGGAGATGTCGGCCTTGTACGTCACTTACTTTTTTGTTGGTATGTTGATCGGCCGAACGTTGTTTGCATTGATTAAACTTCCATTTAGTTTACGTGTGCAGCTTTCGGGAGCAGTAGTGCTGAGTTCAATCTGTATTTATGCCGGAGTTCACTGGAATCCGATTTTTCTTCCGATCACGGGGTTTACGGTGGCTCCATTTTATCCGCTGGCCATCACTTGGATCTCTTCTAAATTTCCCACAGACTTGGATTCGGCGGTTTCCTATATGATGGCAACAGACTCGATGATGCTGGTTGGAATGCATTTGCTAGTGGGGTACTTGACGGATCTTAAAGGCATTGCCTTTGCCATGTTGCTGGGACCATTTTATTGTCTGCTGTCTTTTCTTCTTATCAACAGCTACGAGTACTTCTTTGAGCGACACAAACCTCAAGAGGATTCAAACATCGCCTAAAAGAAAAACGCCAACCGTGGGGGACAGCTGGCGTCTTAGGGGGTTGTTCAAATAAGGTTAAAATTAGAAGCAATAATTTTTAGCCATGTCCTGGTACTGAGTCGTTGTGTAACCAGAGCTTTTATAAGAGTAAAATGGATGAAGCTTTTGCAGAACCGAAGCGCGAGCGGCACCGGAGCTTTCAGTAGCATATGCATTTGGATTGGCCGTGAACATTGGCAACAAGCCGTTGATTTCAGTGATGGCTTTGTTTGTGGATGAGCTATAGGCCGTGATTTTCAAAACATCATAATCACCATTATAATCCTGAAGATTCGCAAGTATGATCACGCGGCCAAAGAAAGACGCCGGTTCACCGTAACCCATTGACAGAGCCAATGCAGAGATCGAAGTCCAATTGATGGATGTGCCCCAGGAAGTGATAAATTTTTTCGCTTGAGTATCATAAAGAGCCAAAGGCACTGCTGAGGAATTCAAGTAAGTGGTGCCGTTGGAGTTCGCATACCATTTCCACATCGAGATATAAGAGGAGCCTGCAGCAAAACCTGTAGGAAGAGTTGTGAGTTTGACCCAAACCAAATCCATACGGTAGCTGCTGCCTTCTGTGTAAGCCATTTGGCGGGCAGCAAGGCCTGCAGTGGAAGTGGAGTTACAAACAGCAAGGGCTTTTTTGTCGGCGTCAGTAGTTGAAGTGATGACTTCACGACTTGCAAAATCAGTTGATTGTGCACCAGATGATCCGCAACCTGTTAGAGCCGCCGCACCTGCAATCAAAAGAACCGTCATTAAACCATTTTTCAAATTAGACATTTTCATAAAGCCCCCGTGCACCTGTTCTACAGATCTATTAAGCAACTGGGATGCCATATTTCATTTAGAAACACGCCATTTAGCACAGCATTTTCAGAGAGTTAGAAGGGGAGTAAGGTGGGGTTTGCTCAGGTCTCATTTGCATACGACGAAGCTGACAAAATAGGGCTGACAGTTTTGAGTGGTGTCTCAGAAAAAAACAAAGCCCAACCACCATGGTTGGGCTTTTAGGGAAACTCCGGTTTTTTCAACCGAGGTTTATTAGATTAATTCAAGATTACATCGCGCAACGGTAGTCTGCTTTATAGTTACCGTTTACCAAGGAAGCCTGGAACGTTACGATATTACCGCTTACAGAGTAACCGGAAGAGATCACGTTGCCAGCAGAGTCTTTGATTACTAAATCAACTTTACCATCGTTGTCTGCATCAATCGGCTTACAGCTTAAGGACACAGATCTTGTCAATGATACCGCAGCGTCACCGGCATTTTTCAAGATCGCAGTATAGTCTGTTGCGCAAACTGAACCTACGATACCACCAGTCATCTGAGCCAGGGAAATCAGTACTGGAGCAGGCTGATTGGAAGTCGTGCAGGAGTTGTCGCCTGGAGACTTAACAATCGTATCAACCATCATGACTTTTTCAGAGCCCAGTCTGGAGCGGACAAGGCTTACAAGGTTTGAAGGTTGAGATTTTGATACATCAAAACCAGTGGTACATTGACCATTACTGCACTCATCCTCATCCGAGATAATAACCACGACAAGGTTGGAATCAGTACGGAAGAATCTGTCTGCTGCTGGCAAGGCAACGTCACGCTCGATAGCACGGTAGATACTATAGATAGGGCGTTCGTCACCATTACCTTTATCACCCAATTTAATAGCGTCAGCCAAAGCAGCCTGTGCTTGTGAAGAGCCATCGGCATTGCTTAAAAAGCGTTTGCCATTCATTAATCTCATTTGTCCGTCACCCCAAGCGGCATTCATGCCACTGGAGTCGGCAGTATTGATACGAGGGTCTGTCGTCGTTAAAGCGACTCTCCAGTCCAAATGATCCACCAAGCCCATGAAGCCATTGATTCTGGATGACATGTTAGCTTGTTCTTCCGCCATCGAACCGGAGTTGTCGACTACGAAAAGAATATCAATTTTGGAATTCTCCTGGATCCTGAAATCCTGAGACAGTCCGCGTGAAGGAATAACTGTATCCGACTGACCTGGACTTGAGGAAGCCAGCGTGGATTGTGTGAAACTCATGTCCTGTGGAGCACAAGCAGATAAAGCAGCTAGAGAGAGAATCGAGATGTATGCATTTGTCTTTTTCATAATTACCCCTATGCCAGACGTTAATGCATCGGTTGTGCCAACCGGAAAGGGCTTAAAATCGTCGCCGCTGTAAAGCTGAGTAACACTGTAAAAAGAGTAGTTAACAATCAGGAAAATTCTCATCTTTTGGAGTCAATGAAACATTCTCGAATGAGACAGTGAGCGAAATTTCCCCAAGGAATTCAACAGGGAACCGTCGAACGATTAACATAAGAATGAAAAATGCGATGGATCCTGTCTCGATTTGGATCATCATCGCATTTTTTCTTTACTTCAAATTTTTGGAAGCGAAGTTATTTAAAATTTTCTGTTTACTTTATTTGCGCTTTTTTCAGGTCATCGTCTGACACCAGAGACCAGGTCTTGCCATTGTTCTCAGAACGCAGAAGAGCGTTGTTAAGATACGGGGACACAAATGACGGTTGTCCCTTTGCATCCTTCACCTGATATGGTGGGTACGGTCTCATGTTGCTGTATTCAACATATATATTGTCTTTGCGATCCACAGTCATCACCTGATACCAGTGTGTGTACTCTGGAGCGTTAGGATACACAAGAACGCGAGCAGGATTCCAGCGGAAGGTTTTCGTTTTTCTGTCGAAGTTTCCGTTCTGATAAACCAGGGCGCCGAAATATTCGAAATCGAAAACCTTTTTGTCATGCATCCACTGGCGATAAATGGTGTGAACTGTGTCGTTCGCATCAATCATCATGGAGATATACGTTTGACTGCCTCCACCCCATACAGGTGAGCTGTAGTTGCTCTTATATCCTGTGTCCACGGTGTTCATCGGGACTTCCTTGCTCCAATCTGCAATGGAATCAGGCTTCAGGGAGTAAGTGGACATGAAGTGAGATCCATGGCCTCCGGAAACAACAATCAAGTTGCCATTCCAGGTGCGAACGATGCCCGGCTGATTGTGAGTGTCGTTGACCGGCCAGGATTTAAGAATCGGCTTTTTACTGACCTTTTTTGTTTTAAGGTCGTATTCAGCAATCCAGATTTCAGAATAGGGCTGATTGTTGGCGTCGGGCTTAGGGATGATCGCACGTCCCGCGGAGTTCATTTTCGGTTTGAATTCACGATTCGCCTCAAGCCAGACAACGAAGTACTTGTTGCCGGAGCGAATGATCTTGGGCGAAGATCCGCTGCGGTAGCCAATCTCCTGGGCGCTAAGGCTTAGGAGTACGGGCTTTTCAGCCTCAAGTTGTCCTTTGGAATTCCTGGAGATTGGTTGCAGGTAAAGTTTTCCGACAGTTCCCAACCAGGAGTAGTCTTTTTCAAAGCCCGGAAGTTTTCCGTCGCTTAAATAGTAAAGCATTGCTGGAGGACCTTGAAGAGGAGCGCGGCTGTGCGGGCGTTCCAAATCATACAACTGTGGAAGTGGACAGTCATTCGTGCCAAGGACTCTGAAGATGCAAGCGGTGTCTTTGGTTCCCACCAAAGGCAGTCCCTGCCAGTTCAGTCCCTTGTCGTCGGAGTACATCATCACATACGAAGTGTCTTTGTTGAAAACAGTGGTTTTCATGCGAAGCACCGTGTACATGCGATCGTTTTTATCAAAGACCGCCATCTTGGGATCCCACAAGATGTCCTGTTTTGATTGCATAATCAAATCAGCAGCTTTGCTGTCGTAAAATGGAAGCAGTTGCTCGGCCATAAACGGGTAGTGAGTCCATGAGTTTTGGCGCAATGTTTGGAAACCATTGGCTACGGGGACAGTTTGCTCGCGGTCGTTGTAACGAAAGTAAGGTCTGTTTTTGGAGTCGAAAGAGGGCGCGGACACAGCATATGATGGTGACCACTTAAAATCATGGCGTTCATGGAATGGCTCCACGAATTCATCCGCCGCGCGCAAGGAAGAAAACTTTTTTGCGGCAAGTACTTCAGCCTTCGGGAAGGGCTTAAGCTTTAAGGTTTCAAATTCCACTTTGTTCGTGGAGGACAGGTCCTGGGTTTCCACTTTTCTGGTGGTTAGATCTGAGTATTGAAGTCCGGAAAAGTATCCAATAAAAAGAGCGATACCAATACTTGCAGCTGTATATCTGGCTTTACTTACGATCACGATCAAAGTCTCCCGATTTGAAACACTTATCGGTTCATTTTGATCGATTTTTAAGTAAAAAGCCCCCTCAAAAGAGTTTTGAGGGGGTCTAGTTATTTATTCATTTGTACTTGTCGGTTCCAGCAAGCGAACAGTCAGGTTGTACACCGAATCACTCTCCGAGGGTGCTTCGAGGTCCTTTGCTAATTGCTCCTGGAAAGTTTTGATCTTTTCCAGTGCATGAGCGTACTGTTCGCGTTTTACCTGGATGGCGATATGCGCCCCATCTGATAAACCGCTGAGATCCCGGCTGTCGATCGTTTCGATCAACTCCGTTCGAGCCTTGACTCGACGTAGAGCCATCTCTTTCATAACCGCACTGCGTGCGTGTTCTGAGAGTGCCAAGTCGATAAAGTACTCTTTCTCTGGTTGAGTCAGATTCAGTCGCTCGGCAAGATTGATCGCCCGTGCCTCTGAAAGTCCCATTTTACGATTCAGAATTTCACTGAGTCGTGAGCTGGGCATTTCCAGATCTCTGGCGAATGCTCTTAGCGAGTAAGACGGATTCTTTTTCTGACGTTTTTCGAGTTCGCGTAAAATAAAGTCCCGATAGTTGTGCATGACTACCTAGCCTTTGGTTTGAATTTCCCCTAAAAACAAGTTTGCGAGATTCCGCGAAAAATCTCCAATTTATTTTTTATTCTGGCTACTCTTGAGACGCGGTCTGAAATTTCACTGTCTAACTTTTTTCAGAGAGAAATTAGCGCGTTTTCACTTAGACAGGTGTCAAAACTTCAGGCAGTAGTTTTGGATACTTAGGGCTCTTCATCACGTTCAAACACAGGCGAGTACATGGAAAAATGATCGCGCTTCCACCAATGTCCGGTGTTTTTTAGCTCTTCCCAGTTGCTGAAATGGTACTGGTACTTCACGAAGCGCATGAATTTGGGGGATTTTCCCTCGAAAGGATCATGTTTAAATAACTCCTGTACCTCAGGGCATTCATCAAGCAGACGAGTCGCAAGATTCTGCAGCCAGAGATTTTCGTTGAATCCCTCGAGAGCCGCGAACCACATTTGCCAATCCAGGCGGGGCTGAAAGGGGGCGATCAAAGTCGGACGATGAGAGAGCTTTGTCGGCTTGTGTTTGAATTCGTACTCGAGCCAGGTATTGTTATCGTTACTGCCTTCAAGCACGATTTCAGGGCGGGTTTTGGTCATGACTGCAAATAACCCGTAAGGATTGGTGATACGGAATGGATAGAGGGCTCGCATCCACGGCAGCATGAAGTCCAAGGACTGACTTTTTTCAAAAGCCGTTTTAAATATCCAAAACAAATTTCCTGGAAGCAAAATGACCAGCACTGCCACAGCTATTTCTGTGGAGACACCTACCGGCAATATCCAGGATGTGTCAGTGAAGATCCAGAACCGGTCAGGAATCACTGACAGGCACATGCCCAATGTGATGAGGTTAAAGAATGCAAAGTTACCACTGAGGATAATCAGTACCTGCAACAGGATCAAAGCCAACGCACCACTGAAGCTTGCCAGGCCCGGAATGAAGATTAAAAATGGCACGGCAATTTCAATCACAAACATGAGTGCGCAGCTAAGCTTTTGCAAAGGCAAAGGAAGTTTGTCAGCAAACCAGGCCAGGGGAGTTGGCAGGGGTTGAGTCCAATAGTGGTAGCGGAGAGCGGTAAGGTTTTTCCAGTCAGGATCCTTGTTGGTTAGTTTAACGAGGCCTGATGAAAACATCAGTTTAAACAGAAGCAGCCAAACCAGTGCGAATATCATGGGGTGGATGGCATAACTTGCATAGGGAATCCACTCGATGGCGAAAGGCGCAAAGAACAGTCCTATGAGCCCCAGTTCCAATAGCAAATTGTCCCATTGATAGGAAAGGAAAACCTGCCCACAGGAGCAAAAAGACAAATACAAAAGCCAACATAGCAGCAACATCCAGCTTTGGCTGAACCCCAACAAAGCCAAGGACGAAGCCAGCATTCCAATAAGGCATGCGGCCTTTAAAGTAAAATCTCCGGAGGCAAGCCAAAACACCGAAGGAAAGTGCCGGATTCGTGAGACGCCCAATTCCTTATCCAGAAGATTAAGCAGATGATCAATGGACAGAATTCCACGGGATCCAAAAAGACCCAGCACCTGTGTGGAAAGAGACAAGAATGCGATGAAATATGACAGAGCGAGGGCCTTGGAGATTACCCAACTACCAAAGAGATAGGATTCCAATAGACCCTCCTAAAAAATCAAGCTTCGCCAATCTCCGCCCACGTGATGCCATCGCCACCGTGTTCAGGAGATCCCGCTTTCCATTTTTTTACATAAACAGAACGAGACAGGTATGTGCGGACGGCCTTTTTCAACGCCTCCGTGCCATGCCCATGAATGATCTTCAGGCGATCTTCGCGGGTGGTGGCAGCCTTGTCCAAAGCAATCTCCAATTCCTGTAGTGCTTCTTCGACGGTTTTGCCGCGTAAATCCAATG
Protein-coding sequences here:
- a CDS encoding MFS transporter → MIWPYIILSYISLFVFGLSDNVRGPLFPEIMKEFAVNDSMGSWMFALSSISGFLASYLARFLLRRFDRLSVLRSGAIALIFSLIGLATAPHFYVFLFFSLTFGMSLGIVGLIPNVLVPLGSSENRKQQLLSGLHAMYGVASFCSPLIAASVEHVTGSWRWTFGIITVVPLGLLLYTFHGSHENLHKKAEFVPENHKLNKARNFKPQMFLAFMVSFCVCAEIMVSSRLALFMRRVMNYDMEMSALYVTYFFVGMLIGRTLFALIKLPFSLRVQLSGAVVLSSICIYAGVHWNPIFLPITGFTVAPFYPLAITWISSKFPTDLDSAVSYMMATDSMMLVGMHLLVGYLTDLKGIAFAMLLGPFYCLLSFLLINSYEYFFERHKPQEDSNIA
- a CDS encoding lipase maturation factor family protein, encoding MESYLFGSWVISKALALSYFIAFLSLSTQVLGLFGSRGILSIDHLLNLLDKELGVSRIRHFPSVFWLASGDFTLKAACLIGMLASSLALLGFSQSWMLLLCWLLYLSFCSCGQVFLSYQWDNLLLELGLIGLFFAPFAIEWIPYASYAIHPMIFALVWLLLFKLMFSSGLVKLTNKDPDWKNLTALRYHYWTQPLPTPLAWFADKLPLPLQKLSCALMFVIEIAVPFLIFIPGLASFSGALALILLQVLIILSGNFAFFNLITLGMCLSVIPDRFWIFTDTSWILPVGVSTEIAVAVLVILLPGNLFWIFKTAFEKSQSLDFMLPWMRALYPFRITNPYGLFAVMTKTRPEIVLEGSNDNNTWLEYEFKHKPTKLSHRPTLIAPFQPRLDWQMWFAALEGFNENLWLQNLATRLLDECPEVQELFKHDPFEGKSPKFMRFVKYQYHFSNWEELKNTGHWWKRDHFSMYSPVFERDEEP